The Caproicibacterium amylolyticum genome includes the window CCTGCCTGGGATTCTCTATTGACATTTCGAACCTTACCAATGAAATGGCGAACTGCAACACCATTTGGGAAAAATACAAGACAGAGCTCTGGACCGGTGCTTCCGACCCGAATACCGTGATTCCGCAGCTAACTGCTGAACTCAAGCAGAACGGCTTCGACAAAATCATGCAGGAAGCACAGAAGCAGCTGGATGCCCAGAAGTAATAAGTGCTAAAACCAAAGACCCGAATGGAAACCCGTTCGGGTCTTTCTGTGTCAGTGAATTTGAAAGGAGTCTCTCATGAGCCATTTGAAAGGAAATGTCCTGCCCGACATGCCGTGGCAGGAAAAACCGGCAAATTGCCGGATGCCCGTCTGGAGGTACAGTGAAAATCCGATTATTACGCGGGACGCCGTGCCGAATGCCAACAGTATTTTTAATTCCGCGGTGGTACCGTTTGGTGAGGGGTACGCCGGTGTATTCCGCTGCGATTCCCGTTCCGTCAGCATGGATATTTTTGCGGGTTTCAGCAAAGACGGCATTCATTGGGAGATTTCCGCGCAGCCGATTTCCTTTGAGGGTGACCCGGAAGTTACAAAGCGGGAGTATCGTTACGACCCGCGTGTCTGCTTTATAGAGGACCGCTACTACATTACCTGGTGCAACGGTTACCACGGGCCGACTATCGGTATTGCGTATACCTTTGACTTCAAAACATTTTATCAGCTGGAAAATGCCTTTTTGCCCTACAACCGCAACGGCGTGCTGTTTCCGCGAAAAATCGGGGAACACTATGCAATGCTTTCCCGCCCAAGTGATACCGGACACACTCCTTTCGGCGATATCTTTTACAGCGAAAGTCCGGATTTGACTTTTTGGGGAAAACATCGCTGGGTGATGGGGCAAATTACCGGGGACGCTTCCGCCTGGCAGTCCAAAAAAATTGGCCCGGGGCCGACTCCGATTGAAACAGATGAAGGTTGGCTGCTGATTTACCACGGGGTCATCAACACCTGCAACGGCTTTGTCTACCGCATCGGCTGTGCACTGCTGGACTTGGAAAAGCCGTGGATCGTAAAGGCGCGCTCCCGCAACTACATCCTTGCACCGCAGGAACTGTATGAATGTGTAGGCGATGTGCCAAATGTTACCTTCCCCTGCGCGGTGCTGACCGACGCACCCACCGGCCGCATTGCCATTTACTATGGTTGTGCGGATACTGTGACCGGCCTTGCCTTTACAACTGCAGAGGAACTGCTGCAGTATATGAAAGATTATCCTTTGGAGGAAACCACATGATTTTTGCAAAAGAACGGGCACAGGTAATCTGTGACCAACTGAAAAAAGCAAAATGCGTGCAGAAGCTGGAGCTGACCGATTGGCAGCGCAAGGAAGGGAACTTTCTGCGCCCGGCAGATGCCGACAAATCCGAAACACCGTGGCAGACGTTTGACAGCCGCACCATGCACTGGTACGGGCCGGACAAACACGATTGGTTCCGCACTACGCTGACCGTGCCGCAGAGTTTTGACGGCCGTCCGCTCTGGTTCAACATCCGTACTCAGATTGACGAGTGGGATGACGGCAAAAACCCGCAGTTTTTGCTGTTCCTGAACGGCGAAATCGTACAGGGAATCGACATGAACCACCGCGAAGCACTCATAACCCGCAGCGCAAAGGCAGGGGAAACCTATCAGGTGGACCTGCAGGCGTATACCGGTACCCTGCACGATGAATTCCGCTTGCTGGGGGAAGCAATGGAGATTGACCCCCAAGTGGAGGGCATGTACTATGACCTGCAGATTCCGCTCTGGTCACTGGCGCGCATGGAAAAGGATTGCCGTACGCGCTATGAAATTGAAACGGTTCTTAATGACACAGTGAACCTATTGGATATGCGCTGTGTGCCGTCACAGGACTTTACCGATTCCGTAAAAAAGGCACGTGCTTACATCGGCGAAAAGCTGTACACTGAGCTTGCCGGTCACGATGACGTAATTGCTACCTGCATCGGCCACACACACATTGACGTTGCGTGGTGGTGGACGGTAGAGCAGACGCGCGAAAAAGTTGCGCGCAGCTTTTCCACGGTGCTCAAGCTGATGGAGGAATACCCGGATTACAAATTCATGTCCAGCCAGCCGCAGCTTTATCAGTTCCTGAAAGACCGCTACCCGGAGCTGTACGCAAAAGTGAAGCAGCGCATTGCGGAGGGTCGCTGGGAACCGGAAGGCGGCATGTGGCTGGAAGCCGACTGCAACCTGACTTCCGGCGAATCGTTGGTGCGACAGTTTCTGAACGGCAAGCGCTTTTTCCGTGAAGAATTCGGCAAGGACAACAAAGTGCTTTGGCTGCCGGATGTGTTCGGCTACTCCGGGGCGCTGCCGCAGATTGCAAAAAAGTGCGGCATTGATTATTTTATGACCACCAAGCTTTCATGGAACCAGTTCAATAAAATACCGTATGATACTCTGAATTGGCGCGGCATTGACGGCACTGAAATCCTGACGCATTTCATCACGACGCTGGGTGTAGGGCAGCCGACCGGAAACTTCTTTACAACGTACAACGGCATGCTGCATCCAGATTCCGTTATGGGCGCATGGGACCGTTACCAGAACAAAGAAATCAACAATGACGTTTTGATTGCCTACGGCTACGGCGACGGCGGCGGCGGCCCGACCCGCGAGATGCTGGAAACCTCCAAGCGCTTGGAAAAAGGTATACAGGGTGTGCCGAAGGTGCGGCAGGAGTTCGCCGGAACCTATTTCCGCGAACTGGAAGAAAGAGTCGCCGGAAACAAGCGCCTGCCTGTGTGGGAGGGTGAGTTCTATTTTGAATATCACCGCGGTACCTATACCTCCATGGCACGCAACAAGCGCGCTAACCGCAAGAGTGAACTGATGCTCATGGATTTGGAACTGCTTTCTGTGCTGGCAGAACGCGCGGGAATGGACTACCCCGCAAAAGAACTGGAGCAGATGTGGAAAATCGTGCTGCTTAATCAGTTCCATGATATTCTGCCCGGCAGCGCTATCCATGAAGTATACGAGCAGACGAAAAAGGAATATGCCGCACTTGCAGAGCAGGCACAGCGGCTGATTCGCGAGCGGCTGCATCTGCTTGCCGGAAACGGTGGGGCGCAGGTGCTGTTTAATACACTCAGCTTTGTGCGGGATGACGTAGTTATACTGGACGGCTGCAACGCTTCTGCATTGCGCCTGCCGGACGGCAGCACAGCACCCGTGCAGAAGTGCGCGGATGGTACCGCCGTTGCCTATGTGACCGGGCTTCCGGCAAAAGGCTGTGCAAGCCTGCTGCCGTGCAGCGCGGAGCATGCGGAGAATCCGCTGCAGATTTCTGACAGCGGAATTGAAACACCGTTCTACTCTGTAAAATTTACAGCGGATGGCTGCTTTGCTTCTGTGTTTGATAAAGAAAATAATCGTGAAGTGCTGCAGCCCGGTAAATCGGCAAACCTGATGCGCGTTTATGAAGATAAGCCGATTTATTACGATAACTGGGACATTGATATTTTCTACAAAGAGAAATACTGGGATGTCACCGATGCGCAGTCCATCGAGTGGACGGAGCGCGGCCCGGTACGTGCAACATTACAGATTGAACGGAAATTTCAGGGCTCCCTCATTCGGCAGAAAATTCATTTTTACGCAAATCTGCGCCGCATCGACTTTGAAAGCTATGTGGACTGGCACGAGCATCAGCAGTTGCTGAAAGTGCATTTCCCGCTGGCGATTCATACAGACGAGGCAACGTTTGACATTCAGTTCGGAAACGTCAAGCGCAAAGTGACGCAGAACACCAGCTGGGAAGTCGCACGCTTTGAATCCTGCGGGCACAAGTGGGCGGACCTTTCCGAGGGCGGCTACGGTGTTTCCCTGCTGAATGACTGCAAGTACGGTCATTCCGTACATGACGGTGACCTTGCTTTGACACTGATTAAATCCGGCATTGAGCCGAACCCCACCACCGACCAGGAAGAGCATTTCTTCACCTACTCTTTGTACCCGCATAGGGGTTCCTGGCAGGAGGGCGAAACCGCCAAAGAGGCGGCAAAGCTGAACCAGCCTGCTTATGCCGTGCAGGGCGGAGAGAGCCTGAACAATTCGTTCCTTTCTGTGGACGCAGAACACGTTATGCTGGAAACCGTAAAGCAGGCAGAGGACGGCACCGGCACAGTTGTGCGTATTTACGATTACCAGAATCAGCGCGGCCCAGTTACCATCACTGCGGCGGTGCCGATTGCGTCGGTTACCGAGTGCAATCTGATTGAAGAGGAACAGAAAGCGGTTCCGTATGACGGAAACCGCTTTACGTTCCACATTGACCCGTACGAAATCAAGACCTATAAGATTCAGTTTGCCACAGAGTAAGACAAATCAAAACAAGAGCCGCTGCGGTGGTAAAAGCAGCGGCTCTTGTTGGCTTTCAGTAAAGTTTTCGCCAACCTTGTTCACAAGGCTGTAGGGTTTGGGGCAAAGCCCCAAGATCTTTCTCTTGACCCGTAAAGCCCTTTGTGTGAAAAAAGCAGTACACAGCAGCATCCTCTGCGGCGGGCGAAGCCATGCCGTAAAGAAGCTGCGCTGCGGAAAGCAACTAAAACCCTTTTGCTTTCCAGGCAGTAATCTGCTGCTGCAGCGTGCTTTGCAGTTTGTCAATGCCTGCTTCGCGAAGTTCCTGCAAAAACAGCGGCAGAATTTTATTTGGGTCTACCGTGCCGGTCATCAGCGATGGATAGTATTTTTCGGTGACACGCACAACTGCGGCGGCCTGTGCCGCGGAGCTTGAATCCGAAATATCCGGTGTGAATCCGAGTGCTTGTGAGCGTACCGCCTCTTTGTTGAATTTTCGGTAAGCATCCCATTTGTTGACCGGGTCATTCACTGTGGTGTAAAGAATGAACCAGTTTCCCTGAGTGTACTGAATGCCGCGGTAGCCGCTGTCCAACCCAATGACCTGATGCTTTTCAGACAGGCGGTAGTGTGTACCTTCAATTCCGTAATTCAGCATATTGCGCACTTCTGCGTCTGTATTCAGGCAGTTCAGGAAGCGCACACATTCTTTAGGATGCTGTGTGTGCGCGCTGACGGACATGATGCCGCCGCGTGTGGATTCGGAAGTGATGACGGAGGGAGAAACCTGCTGGCACACCACCGGATAGCCAAGATTGTTTGCCCAGGTG containing:
- a CDS encoding glycoside hydrolase family 130 protein, whose product is MSHLKGNVLPDMPWQEKPANCRMPVWRYSENPIITRDAVPNANSIFNSAVVPFGEGYAGVFRCDSRSVSMDIFAGFSKDGIHWEISAQPISFEGDPEVTKREYRYDPRVCFIEDRYYITWCNGYHGPTIGIAYTFDFKTFYQLENAFLPYNRNGVLFPRKIGEHYAMLSRPSDTGHTPFGDIFYSESPDLTFWGKHRWVMGQITGDASAWQSKKIGPGPTPIETDEGWLLIYHGVINTCNGFVYRIGCALLDLEKPWIVKARSRNYILAPQELYECVGDVPNVTFPCAVLTDAPTGRIAIYYGCADTVTGLAFTTAEELLQYMKDYPLEETT
- a CDS encoding alpha-mannosidase — translated: MIFAKERAQVICDQLKKAKCVQKLELTDWQRKEGNFLRPADADKSETPWQTFDSRTMHWYGPDKHDWFRTTLTVPQSFDGRPLWFNIRTQIDEWDDGKNPQFLLFLNGEIVQGIDMNHREALITRSAKAGETYQVDLQAYTGTLHDEFRLLGEAMEIDPQVEGMYYDLQIPLWSLARMEKDCRTRYEIETVLNDTVNLLDMRCVPSQDFTDSVKKARAYIGEKLYTELAGHDDVIATCIGHTHIDVAWWWTVEQTREKVARSFSTVLKLMEEYPDYKFMSSQPQLYQFLKDRYPELYAKVKQRIAEGRWEPEGGMWLEADCNLTSGESLVRQFLNGKRFFREEFGKDNKVLWLPDVFGYSGALPQIAKKCGIDYFMTTKLSWNQFNKIPYDTLNWRGIDGTEILTHFITTLGVGQPTGNFFTTYNGMLHPDSVMGAWDRYQNKEINNDVLIAYGYGDGGGGPTREMLETSKRLEKGIQGVPKVRQEFAGTYFRELEERVAGNKRLPVWEGEFYFEYHRGTYTSMARNKRANRKSELMLMDLELLSVLAERAGMDYPAKELEQMWKIVLLNQFHDILPGSAIHEVYEQTKKEYAALAEQAQRLIRERLHLLAGNGGAQVLFNTLSFVRDDVVILDGCNASALRLPDGSTAPVQKCADGTAVAYVTGLPAKGCASLLPCSAEHAENPLQISDSGIETPFYSVKFTADGCFASVFDKENNREVLQPGKSANLMRVYEDKPIYYDNWDIDIFYKEKYWDVTDAQSIEWTERGPVRATLQIERKFQGSLIRQKIHFYANLRRIDFESYVDWHEHQQLLKVHFPLAIHTDEATFDIQFGNVKRKVTQNTSWEVARFESCGHKWADLSEGGYGVSLLNDCKYGHSVHDGDLALTLIKSGIEPNPTTDQEEHFFTYSLYPHRGSWQEGETAKEAAKLNQPAYAVQGGESLNNSFLSVDAEHVMLETVKQAEDGTGTVVRIYDYQNQRGPVTITAAVPIASVTECNLIEEEQKAVPYDGNRFTFHIDPYEIKTYKIQFATE